The Ranitomeya variabilis isolate aRanVar5 chromosome 7, aRanVar5.hap1, whole genome shotgun sequence genome includes a window with the following:
- the LOC143785187 gene encoding NACHT, LRR and PYD domains-containing protein 1b allele 3-like isoform X2, with protein sequence MKEPCRETTVGTSSTKLIAGQKMAAGPPVKVTELSGLEAQVIGHNRYRIELNVDAGVKSIFYCQETGVKFEVENEAILEYSLEYGDEFFRLIQGHGYELLGPIFNVQVISGEVSAVYLPHYVCLDGFRDKSMIKIGHLKDGKVSLRTPSSIDPSYVVLEHPTFSCVAPIGEYVTSVWRRKKPYPFNGKIVLYGRVLCADNDKLKEFRIHLYLIPADRHRLETLDDLKELQGFKNINKPGAINNLFTKTNYIISGKPTSNIWPKILQFTTHKEMEDYPFSEINISHSAEEISLNVKTEKSLDSELLWKGLLTRDIEELSGEAAQRDPAEHFIDKHRTDLIQKVRHVAPILDELRRQNLLSEEACSMVRSKPTSQEKMREIFTSVDGWSRRDKDKFYQAVRLHHKTTIKEIGREK encoded by the exons ATGAAAGAGCCGTGCCGAGAAACAACAGTCGGCACATCGTCAACAAAGCTCATTGCTGGACAGAAGATGGCAGCCGGACccccagtaaag GTCACTGAACTTTCTGGTTTAGAAGCACAAGTCATCGGCCACAACAGATACAG GATTGAATTGAACGTCGATGCCGGTGTCAAGTCCATATTCTATTGCCAAGAAACTGGTGTAAAGTTCGAGGTGGAGAATGAAGCGATCCTGGAGTATTCACTGGAGTATGGGGACGAGTTCTTCCGCCTGATCCAGGGACACGGATATGAACTGCTGGGTCCCATATTCAACGTCCAAGTCATTTCTGGCGAAGTGTCGGCCGTCTACCTGCCACATTATGTATGTCTGGACG GTTTTAGAGACAAATCGATGATTAAAATCGGTCACTTAAAAGACGGTAAAGTTTCCCTGAGAACCCCAAGTAGCATTGACCCTTCCTATGTGGTCCTGGAGCACCCCACTTTCTCCTGCGTTGCTCCTATTGGGGAATATGTTACATCTgtttggaggagaaagaagccgTACCCGTTTAATGGGAAGATTGTGCTATACGGCCGGGTGCTCTGTGCCGACAACGATAAACTTAAGGAGTTCAGGATTCACCTCTACCTGATTCCTGCCGACAGACACAGATTGGAG ACACTTGATGACTTGAAGGAACTTCAGGGGTTTAAGAACATTAATAAACCCGGAGCAATCAACAATTTGTTCACCAAAACCAACTACATCATCAGCGGGAAGCCAACCTCTAACATCTGGCCTAAG ATCTTGCAGTTCACGACTCATAAAGAAATGGAAGATTACCCGTTCAGTGAAATCAATATCTCCCACAGCGCGGAGGAGATCTCTTTGAACGTGAAGACAGAAAAGAGTCTGGACTCAGAACTTTTGTGGAAGGGACTTCTAACCAGAG ATATTGAAGAACTGTCAGGAGAAGCCGCCCAGAGAG ATCCTGCAGAACACTTCATCGATAAACATCGTACAGACCTAATACAGAAGGTGAGACACGTCGCGCCCATCCTGGACGAGCTCAGGAGGCAGAATCTGCTGTCAGAAGAAGCCTGCAGTATGGTGAGGAGTAAGCCCACGTCTCAGGAGAAGATGAGGGAGATCTTCACGTCTGTGGACGGCTGGAGCCGGAGAGACAAGGACAAGTTCTACCAGGCTGTGAGGCTGCACCATAAGACCACCATCAAGGAGATCGGGAGGGAGAAGTGA
- the LOC143785187 gene encoding NACHT, LRR and PYD domains-containing protein 1b allele 3-like isoform X1, translating into MKEPCRETTVGTSSTKLIAGQKMAAGPPVKVTELSGLEAQVIGHNRYRIELNVDAGVKSIFYCQETGVKFEVENEAILEYSLEYGDEFFRLIQGHGYELLGPIFNVQVISGEVSAVYLPHYVCLDGFRDKSMIKIGHLKDGKVSLRTPSSIDPSYVVLEHPTFSCVAPIGEYVTSVWRRKKPYPFNGKIVLYGRVLCADNDKLKEFRIHLYLIPADRHRLETLDDLKELQGFKNINKPGAINNLFTKTNYIISGKPTSNIWPKILQFTTHKEMEDYPFSEINISHSAEEISLNVKTEKSLDSELLWKGLLTRADIEELSGEAAQRDPAEHFIDKHRTDLIQKVRHVAPILDELRRQNLLSEEACSMVRSKPTSQEKMREIFTSVDGWSRRDKDKFYQAVRLHHKTTIKEIGREK; encoded by the exons ATGAAAGAGCCGTGCCGAGAAACAACAGTCGGCACATCGTCAACAAAGCTCATTGCTGGACAGAAGATGGCAGCCGGACccccagtaaag GTCACTGAACTTTCTGGTTTAGAAGCACAAGTCATCGGCCACAACAGATACAG GATTGAATTGAACGTCGATGCCGGTGTCAAGTCCATATTCTATTGCCAAGAAACTGGTGTAAAGTTCGAGGTGGAGAATGAAGCGATCCTGGAGTATTCACTGGAGTATGGGGACGAGTTCTTCCGCCTGATCCAGGGACACGGATATGAACTGCTGGGTCCCATATTCAACGTCCAAGTCATTTCTGGCGAAGTGTCGGCCGTCTACCTGCCACATTATGTATGTCTGGACG GTTTTAGAGACAAATCGATGATTAAAATCGGTCACTTAAAAGACGGTAAAGTTTCCCTGAGAACCCCAAGTAGCATTGACCCTTCCTATGTGGTCCTGGAGCACCCCACTTTCTCCTGCGTTGCTCCTATTGGGGAATATGTTACATCTgtttggaggagaaagaagccgTACCCGTTTAATGGGAAGATTGTGCTATACGGCCGGGTGCTCTGTGCCGACAACGATAAACTTAAGGAGTTCAGGATTCACCTCTACCTGATTCCTGCCGACAGACACAGATTGGAG ACACTTGATGACTTGAAGGAACTTCAGGGGTTTAAGAACATTAATAAACCCGGAGCAATCAACAATTTGTTCACCAAAACCAACTACATCATCAGCGGGAAGCCAACCTCTAACATCTGGCCTAAG ATCTTGCAGTTCACGACTCATAAAGAAATGGAAGATTACCCGTTCAGTGAAATCAATATCTCCCACAGCGCGGAGGAGATCTCTTTGAACGTGAAGACAGAAAAGAGTCTGGACTCAGAACTTTTGTGGAAGGGACTTCTAACCAGAG CAGATATTGAAGAACTGTCAGGAGAAGCCGCCCAGAGAG ATCCTGCAGAACACTTCATCGATAAACATCGTACAGACCTAATACAGAAGGTGAGACACGTCGCGCCCATCCTGGACGAGCTCAGGAGGCAGAATCTGCTGTCAGAAGAAGCCTGCAGTATGGTGAGGAGTAAGCCCACGTCTCAGGAGAAGATGAGGGAGATCTTCACGTCTGTGGACGGCTGGAGCCGGAGAGACAAGGACAAGTTCTACCAGGCTGTGAGGCTGCACCATAAGACCACCATCAAGGAGATCGGGAGGGAGAAGTGA
- the LOC143785187 gene encoding NACHT, LRR and PYD domains-containing protein 1b allele 3-like isoform X3, whose product MKEPCRETTVGTSSTKLIAGQKMAAGPPVKVTELSGLEAQVIGHNRYRIELNVDAGVKSIFYCQETGVKFEVENEAILEYSLEYGDEFFRLIQGHGYELLGPIFNVQVISGEVSAVYLPHYVCLDGFRDKSMIKIGHLKDGKVSLRTPSSIDPSYVVLEHPTFSCVAPIGEYVTSVWRRKKPYPFNGKIVLYGRVLCADNDKLKEFRIHLYLIPADRHRLETLDDLKELQGFKNINKPGAINNLFTKTNYIISGKPTSNIWPKILQFTTHKEMEDYPFSEINISHSAEEISLNVKTEKSLDSELLWKGLLTRADIEELSGEAAQRDVLCH is encoded by the exons ATGAAAGAGCCGTGCCGAGAAACAACAGTCGGCACATCGTCAACAAAGCTCATTGCTGGACAGAAGATGGCAGCCGGACccccagtaaag GTCACTGAACTTTCTGGTTTAGAAGCACAAGTCATCGGCCACAACAGATACAG GATTGAATTGAACGTCGATGCCGGTGTCAAGTCCATATTCTATTGCCAAGAAACTGGTGTAAAGTTCGAGGTGGAGAATGAAGCGATCCTGGAGTATTCACTGGAGTATGGGGACGAGTTCTTCCGCCTGATCCAGGGACACGGATATGAACTGCTGGGTCCCATATTCAACGTCCAAGTCATTTCTGGCGAAGTGTCGGCCGTCTACCTGCCACATTATGTATGTCTGGACG GTTTTAGAGACAAATCGATGATTAAAATCGGTCACTTAAAAGACGGTAAAGTTTCCCTGAGAACCCCAAGTAGCATTGACCCTTCCTATGTGGTCCTGGAGCACCCCACTTTCTCCTGCGTTGCTCCTATTGGGGAATATGTTACATCTgtttggaggagaaagaagccgTACCCGTTTAATGGGAAGATTGTGCTATACGGCCGGGTGCTCTGTGCCGACAACGATAAACTTAAGGAGTTCAGGATTCACCTCTACCTGATTCCTGCCGACAGACACAGATTGGAG ACACTTGATGACTTGAAGGAACTTCAGGGGTTTAAGAACATTAATAAACCCGGAGCAATCAACAATTTGTTCACCAAAACCAACTACATCATCAGCGGGAAGCCAACCTCTAACATCTGGCCTAAG ATCTTGCAGTTCACGACTCATAAAGAAATGGAAGATTACCCGTTCAGTGAAATCAATATCTCCCACAGCGCGGAGGAGATCTCTTTGAACGTGAAGACAGAAAAGAGTCTGGACTCAGAACTTTTGTGGAAGGGACTTCTAACCAGAG CAGATATTGAAGAACTGTCAGGAGAAGCCGCCCAGAGAG